A stretch of Coccidioides posadasii str. Silveira chromosome 2, complete sequence DNA encodes these proteins:
- a CDS encoding uncharacterized protein (EggNog:ENOG410PJ55~COG:T~BUSCO:8673at33183), whose protein sequence is MLPTPPQSPSPISFCDAPEDRLGLLLANRLELTGILGVGAYGVVYSAIDIQTHVPYAVKTLNKAGLDPRQRKFQQREIKLHHLASHHPNVVSLVRIMDSHDCTFVVLEFCPEGDLFSNITERGQFVGNDFLAKRAFLQILDAVDFCHSIGIYHRDLKPENILVTDHSMTVKLADFGLATTDSFTSDFGCGSTFYMSPECQQSNSTPYASAPNDVWSLGVILVNLCCGRNPWKKASPEDSTFHAYLKDREFLRTILPLSPELNSILKRIFECDPLKRITLLELRKLVLECPRFTVRSGCNVPITPPSPCSSYEYAKAQFSYAQFNPYPPSPVEPIEAEYSSSAISDTSLTDDDSSVSSSSSSEYAPPSQLNQFKFVPATIPPNYWGSFIPIVGDKPAVRQCHLEPMVAVC, encoded by the exons ATGCTTCCAACACCACCACAATCACCATCCCCAATATCTTTCTGCGATGCACCAGAGGACAGGTTGGGGCTGCTGCTTGCCAATCGGTTAGAGCTCACGGGCATTCTTGGGGTAGGTGCCTATGGCGTGGTCTACTCAGCCATTGACATCCAGACCCATGTGCCCTATGCCGTCAAGACGCTCAACAAAGCCGGCTTAGATCCCAGACAGCGCAAGTTTCAGCAGAGGGAGATCAAGCTTCACCACCTGGCGAGCCATCATCCCAATGTGGTTTCTTTGGTCCGCATCATGGATTCGCATGACTGCACTTTTGTTGTGCTTGAGTTCTGTCCCGAAGGTGATCTGTTCTCCAACATCACCGAGAGAGGCCAGTTTGTGGGAAATGATTTCCTCGCTAAGCGGGCATTTCTTCAAATTCTGGACGCCGTGGATTTCTGCCACTCTATCGGAATCTATCATCGGGATTTGAAGCCTGAGAATATCCTGGTTACAGACCATAGTATGACTGTTAAGCTTGCGGACTTTGGCCTGGCTACAACCGATTCTTTCACGTCCGATTTTGGTTGTGGATCTACGTTTTATATGTCTCCTG AATGTCAGCAATCTAACTCGACACCGTACGCCTCTGCTCCAAACGATGTATGGAGTCTTGGTGTCATTCTTGTCAACCTTTGCTGTGGCCGAAATCCCTGGAAAAAGGCCTCTCCCGAGGATTCTACTTTCCATGCCTATCTAAAGGACCGTGAATTCCTCAGGACAATCCTTCCTCTGTCGCCTGAGTTGAACTCGATTTTGAAACGCATTTTTGAATGCGATCCTCTGAAGAGGATTACACTCCTGGAACTCCGCAAGTTGGTCCTGGAATGCCCAAGGTTTACTGTCCGCTCGGGCTGCAACGTTCCTATTACGCCACCATCTCCGTGTTCTAGCTATGAGTATGCCAAGGCACAGTTTAGCTATGCGCAATTTAATCCTTATCCTCCATCACCGGTGGAACCGATCGAAGCCGAGTACTCCAGCTCCGCTATCTCCGATACTTCTTTGACCGATGACGACTCCTCTGtctcctcctcttcatcttcggaATACGCCCCTCCAAGCCAGCTGAACCAATTCAAGTTTGTTCCTGCGACAATCCCACCCAATTATTGGGGTTCGTTTATTCCAATTGTTGGGGATAAGCCTGCAGTCCGCCAATGCCACCTCGAGCCGATGGTGGCTGTGTGCTAA
- a CDS encoding uncharacterized protein (EggNog:ENOG410PIG2~COG:S~BUSCO:8393at33183) yields MDAPSPKHRRNRSLRATRPRSSTKGPLDMPDETVESPRQSGDPPKTRTSHSASQSASSTRGSVPSTPTLPVDKSFSFLLRRDIYHPLSQLEVPPAFRSEFRALPPNPSLHSALLILDDLLSEGHFLLAAHFSAAILTSPIISSNDHSSIFSLFYTRLACLELCGNTLLAAQEVKALEDLSSAFYYLDSDTGSRSQHVVPWPLRVLAVRLQSIGFGDARRGITGLYELGLEARTQILRPEIGHEEKNMWKERLGDLGIRAVNTLIEMGDLEAARRSLASMKVPQANGLEIARMVLLHLRIGDIEAARVLLESSPNVSGGILGPLLSMAEGRFTDAVTEWRNLRDHQVITEDETLVAQNLAVCLLYVGKLNEVTTSIVFFVWADSLIVKSQGKYSSLSSEATNLFRASRLTSQQSTNFARRIHKGSNSI; encoded by the exons ATGGACGCCCCGAGCCCCAAGCATCGGCGTAACAGGTCATTGCGAG CTACGCGCCCTCGAAGCTCTACCAAAGGCCCTTTAGATATGCCAGACGA AACCGTAGAAAGCCCCAGACAGAGCGGTGATCCCCCCAAAACGCGAACCAGCCATAGTGCAAGCCAGTCAGCTTCATCTACGAGGGGATCGGTGCCATCAACCCCCACGTTACCCGTGGACAAGAGCTTCTCGTTCCTTCTTCGACGGGACATCTACCATCCCCTCTCACAATTAGAAGTACCGCCCGCATTTCGTTCGGAATTTCGAGCGCTGCCCCCGAACCCATCCCTACACTCTGCCCTATTAATCTTGGACGACTTGTTAAGTGAAGGACATTTCCTCCTAGCGGCCCATTTCTCGGCGGCAATCTTAACATCTCCCATAATATCCTCAAACGATCATTCAAGTATATTTTCACTTTTCTATACCCGTCTGGCTTGTCTTGAGCTCTGCGGAAATACCTTGCTTGCAGCTCAAGAAGTAAAGGCACTGGAGGATCTTAGCTCAGCATTCTACTACCTTGACAGCGACACGGGTAGCCGATCTCAACACGTAGTGCCATGGCCACTCCGCGTTCTGGCCGTGCGGCTGCAGAGTATCGGTTTTGGTGACGCAAGGAGAGGGATCACGGGATTATATGAGCTTGGTCTGGAGGCCAGGACGCAGATATTGCGTCCAGAGATCGGGCACGAGGAAAAGAATATGTGGAAAGAACGGCTAGGCGACCTGGGCATCCGAGCCGTCAATACATTGATAGAAATGGGCGATTTGGAGGCTGCGCGGCGATCGCTGGCAAGCATGAAGGTCCCGCAAGCAAATGGCTTAGAGATCGCGAGAATGGTGCTTCTACATCTTAGGATCGGGGACATAGAGGCGGCAAGGGTGTTGTTGGAAAGCTCTCCAAATGTATCAGGTGGTATTCTGGGTCCTCTGCTAAGCATGGCGGAAGGTCGATTTACCGATGCCGTCACCGAGTGGAGAAATCTACGTGACCATCAAGTGATAACAGAGGATGAAACCCTGGTCGCACAAAATCTAGCAGTGTGCCTACTCTATGTAGGAAAGCTCAATGAGGTAACTACATCCATTGTCTTCTTCGTTTGGGCGGATTCGCTGATCGTCAAAAGTCAAGGGAAATACTCGAGTCTCTCATCAGAAGCAACAAATCTTTTCAGAGCCTCACGTTTAACCTCTCAACAATCTACGAACTTTGCTCGGAGAATTCACAAAGGCTCAAACTCGATCTGA
- a CDS encoding uncharacterized protein (EggNog:ENOG410PKVD~COG:S~BUSCO:10162at33183), giving the protein MDQQPTPSPRLGILHHYLDKLCAFEYGGSTPELKPHTLLFIAGLSDGLGTVPFINDIAKALEPTKWSVFSVLLSSSYSGWGMSTLDRDIEEIGSCVEYVRRYKGGRGHDKPGMIALMGHSTGSQDVLHYLYSPNPLQAGSGLKRQSVDGAILQAPVSDREYLLQTLGTGSATSEALTKVYNELVALAKANVAAGNMDTALPLAATAQLGYPHDVPLSSHRFLSITSPDSPESPLEDDLFSSDLNDDRLLQTFGAIGSRGMLKGSLLVLPGEEDEYVPMWVNKKMLLERWENATKQGAGGRDIWDTTSGLVAGAFHSPGGRTQEEPRKELVSRVERYLNKMEKL; this is encoded by the exons ATGGATCAACAGCCCACTCCCAGTCCTCGCCTCGGGATTCTGCACCACTAT TTAGACAAGCTGTGCGCATTTGAATATGGAGGCTCAACCCCAGAACTTAAGCCTCATACGCTGCTTTTTATCGCAGGGCTGTCAGATGGCTTGGGGACAGTCCCATTTATCAATGACATAGCCAAAGCCCTTGAGCCGACCAAGTGGTCCGTCTTTTCAGTGCTCCTTTCGTCTTCCTATAGCGGATGGGGCATGTCGACTTTAGACAGAGACATTGAAGAAATTGGTAGCTGTGTTGAATATGTGAGACGATATAAAGGGGGTCGGGGTCACGATAAGCCGGGGATGATTGCTTTGATGGGCCACTCCACTGGCAGCCAGGATGTCCTCCATTATCTCTATTCCCCAAATCCACTCCAGGCAGGATCTGGGTTAAAACGACAATCAGTTGACGGAGCGATCCTTCAGGCACCGGTATCAGACAGAGAGTATCTCTTGCAAACTCTCGGAACCGGTAGTGCTACCTCAGAAGCGTTGACAAAAGTATACAACGAGCTCGTCGCTCTAGCAAAGGCGAATGTCGCTGCTGGTAACATGGACACGGCATTGCCTTTAGCAGCCACAGCTCAGCTAGGATATCCCCATGATGTCCCATTATCTAGTCACCGGTTTCTAAGCATAACAAGCCCAGACAGTCCTGAATCGCCCCTTGAAGACGACCTATTTAGCTCTGACCTTAATGACGACCGACTACTGCAAACATTTGGTGCAATTGGTTCTAGGGGTATGCTGAAAGGCTCACTCCTCGTCTTACCTGGGGAGGAGGACGAATACGTCCCGATGTGGGTCAACAAAAAGATGCTACTTGAGAGATGGGAAAATGCAACTAAACAAGGCGCTGGCGGCCGTGATATATGGGATACAACTAGTGGCTTAGTCGCAGGTGCATTCCATTCGCCGGGCGGACGAACTCAAGAAGAGCCGAGAAAGGAACTCGTATCAAGAGTTGAACGATATTTGAACAAGATGGAAAAGCTCTGA
- a CDS encoding uncharacterized protein (EggNog:ENOG410PI9R~COG:Q~BUSCO:10672at33183), which produces MAPQDRLSQVSSHLNYPQGMLHGQVAIITGSGQGIGAEAARLFANEGAKVVVADLDAQKCEAVAKAINDASPGRAIAVAGDVTDSEYLKRLVQKAADFGNGKIHIIVNNAGYTWDGVIHKLSDKQWEKMVAVHGTAPFKLVQTAAPYFRVKDGESRVIVNISSTSGVNGNAGQANYSFAKAGLVGLTKTIAKEWGPQFGVRANTIAFGFVLTRLTQAKEAGAFITTADGEKVSLGIPTKQLSTKVGGNEEKYADIPLRRPASPTEAARSILGVVSPLLSYVNGQTIMVTGGRNM; this is translated from the exons ATGGCTCCACAAGACCGCCTATCCCAGGTGTCCTCACACCTGAACTACCCTCAGGGTATGCTCCACGGGCAGGTAGCAATTATTACAGGTTCCGGCCAAGGAATCGGCGCTGAAGCTGCTCGACTCTTTGCAAATGAGGGTGCTAAAGTTGTGGTTGCGGATCTTGATGCTC AGAAATGTGAGGCGGTTGCAAAGGCCATCAATGATGCGAGTCCCGGGCGCGCCATCGCCGTGGCTGGAGATGTTACCGATTCAGAATACTTGAAGAGGCTCGTGCAAAAAGCCGCGGACTTTGGAAACGGGAAGATTCATATCATCGTGAATAACGCAGGTTACACATGGGACGGTGTAATTCACAAG CTCTCTGATAAGCAATGGGAGAAGATGGTTGCTGTCCACGGAACGGCGCCATTTAAACTCGTTCAAACCGCTGCCCCCTACTTCCGTGTTAAGGACGGAGAATCCAGAGTCATCGTCAACATCAGCAGCACTAGCGGAGTCAACGGAAATGC GGGACAAGCGAACTACTCTTTCGCCAAAGCCGGTTTAGTCGGTCTCACCAAGACTATCGCCAAAGAGTGGGGTCCTCAATTCGGCGTCCGCGCCAACACGATCGCCTTTGGCTTCGTTCTCACCCGTCTTACTCAAGCCAAAGAGGCCGGTGCCTTCATCACCACTGCTGATGGAGAAAAGGTCTCTCTTGGCATCCCAACAAAGCAGCTGTCTACGAAGGTTGGTGGCAATGAGGAAAAGTATGCTGATATCCCTCTTCGGCGACCGGCTTCTCCTACTGAAGCAGCGAGATCCATTTTGGGAGTAGTTAGCCCACTGTTGAGCTATGTCAACGGCCAGACTATAATGGTCACTGGTGGACGAAATATGTAA
- a CDS encoding uncharacterized protein (EggNog:ENOG410PM7P~COG:T~TransMembrane:7 (o85-106i118-137o157-177i184-204o216-240i247-267o287-307i)~BUSCO:10585at33183) — protein sequence MERLRAEVSAVQRRQVTIQTEAESADGTVTATKVVKTTVRTVHWDDLPHWLRDNQHIHTGYRPASESFVKSFKSLAYIHNETVNIYSHLFPALLSIPLSFTIYRAISARYETANHADVTAFSCFFAGAAFCLGMSALYHTISNHSPLVAYIGNACDYVGIVGLITGSFIPSIYYGFYCMPNLQILYWSMICALGLGCAIVSTIPRFRTPAWRPFRATMFVSMGLSAVFPLVHGVAVFGFAQMRWQIGLWWLLLQGCLYILGAAIYAMRVPERLWPGKFDILGHSHQIFHVLVVLAAYAHLTGLLEAFDYRHSGIAPACAG from the coding sequence ATGGAAAGATTGAGGGCTGAGGTATCAGCTGTGCAACGCCGCCAAGTTACCATCCAAACAGAGGCAGAATCAGCGGATGGGACAGTCACAGCAACAAAGGTCGTGAAAACAACTGTCAGGACCGTTCACTGGGATGATCTACCGCATTGGCTCCGCGACAACCAGCACATCCACACTGGCTATCGGCCTGCCTCCGAGTCTTTTGTGAAAAGCTTCAAATCGCTAGCCTACATTCACAATGAGACAGTGAACATCTACTCCCACCTTTTTCCAGCTCTCCTATCCATCCCTCTCTCCTTCACCATCTACAGAGCCATTTCCGCCCGATATGAGACCGCAAACCATGCAGATGTAACTGCTTTTAGCTGCTTCTTTGCTGGTGCAGCGTTTTGTCTTGGGATGAGCGCCCTCTACCATACAATTTCCAACCACTCTCCGCTGGTGGCGTACATCGGCAATGCATGCGACTATGTCGGGATCGTGGGCCTCATCACCGGTAGTTTCATCCCCAGTATATATTACGGTTTCTACTGCATGCCAAATCTGCAAATACTTTACTGGTCGATGATCTGTGCGTTAGGCCTCGGCTGCGCCATCGTTTCCACGATTCCTCGTTTCCGAACGCCCGCCTGGCGACCGTTTCGAGCGACGATGTTCGTTTCAATGGGACTGTCTGCTGTGTTTCCTCTCGTACACGGGGTTGCCGTCTTTGGATTCGCACAGATGCGTTGGCAGATTGGGCTCTGGTGGTTGCTGCTGCAGGGGTGCTTGTATATTCTAGGTGCAGCGATCTATGCGATGCGGGTTCCAGAGAGGCTGTGGCCCGGGaaatttgatattctcggaCATTCCCATCAGATCTTCCATGTCCTGGTCGTGCTGGCGGCGTATGCGCATTTAACGGGGTTGCTGGAGGCGTTCGACTATCGGCATAGCGGTATTGCGCCTGCTTGCGCTGGTTGA
- the DPM1 gene encoding dolichol-P-mannose synthesis (CAZy:GT2_Glycos_transf_2~BUSCO:366595at4751~EggNog:ENOG410PGFH~COG:M~BUSCO:10970at33183): MPNRGPRYRPSLEVLHQNSVLELHETRQPKPHIMAPPNKYSVILPTYNERKNLPIICWLIEKTFRENNLNWEVIIVDDASPDGTQEIAKQLQGLWGEDHIVLKARAGKLGLGTAYVHGLQFVTGNFVIIMDADFSHHPKFIPEMIKIQKETGCDIVTGTRYANRDHLHGGVYGWDLKRKLTSRGANLIADVMLMPGVSDLTGSFRLYKKQVLEKVIKSTESKGYTFQMEMMVRAKAMGYKVEECPITFVDRLYGESKLGGEEIVEYLKGVFSLWWKV; the protein is encoded by the exons ATGCCAAATCGTGGTCCTCGATACCGGCCATCGCTTGAAGTTCTCCATCAGAACTCGGTCCTCGAACTCCACGAAACACGTCAACCAAAACCTCACATAATGGCTCCCCCGAACAAGTACTCCGTTATCCTTCCCACCTACAATGAGCGCAAGAATCTGCCGATCATTTGTTGGCTGATCGAGAAAACCTTTCGCGAGAA CAACCTCAATTGGGAGGTCATCATTGTTGACGATGCGTCCCCCGACGGGACCCAAGAAATTGCAAAGCAGCTTCAGGGGCTGTGGGGCGAAGACCACATTGTTTTGAAGGCCCGCGCAGGAAAACTCGGCCTCGGGACCGCCTATGTTCACGGCTTGCAATTCGTCACTGGCAACTTTGTTATCATCATGGACGCCGACTTCAGCCATCACCCCAAGTTTATCCCCGAAATGATCAAAATCCAAAAAGAAACCGGCTGTGATATAGTTACGGGAACAAGATACGCGAACCGTGACCACTTGCACGGCGGTGTCTATGGTTGGGATTTAAAACGCAAGCTGACTTCTCGTGGCGCAAACTTGATCGCGGATGTTATGCTGATGCCTGGAGTGAGCGATCTGACGGGCAGTTTCCGTTTGTATAAGAAGCAGGTGTTGGAGAAAGTTATCAAGAGCACTGAGAGCAAGGGCTATACATTCCAGATGGAAATGATGGTTCGGGCAAAAGCAATGGGCTACAAAGTGGAGGAGTGTCCTATCACCTTTGTTGATCGTCTCTATGGAGAGAGTAAACTTGGTGGAGAGGAGATTGTGGAGTATCTCAAGGGGGTTTTCAGCTTGTGGTGGAAGGTCTAA
- a CDS encoding uncharacterized protein (EggNog:ENOG410PKZ5~COG:K~BUSCO:2991at33183) → MAPPLARRSGRLRTAARKYTDDAFQAVGLSPDNSGSEHLAAEELQNAHASDEDFVMGEDNEQAAAEEEDDSDDETGSVVGLTFDKTEQAERKMLAKLDRDMTHSRGLLKPAEHTAKNTQLKLTFGTGAEDLLPAIYARDRWAYGRDSTFPSAESFQGAQRTSPYGVGGLFCYPSFKMEFESTEAWDWYYDSSIGGCLLRNQQIRALEENVGREYFPQDGDKRHTVLVGPQGKQKEFHLGLHEFFDFGVVWEPPNPKAGKSGRSKNSDARSHGSLGDNAKDAHAMPEMERFREGWILNFGSKIQCAAWAPNCSGTTQYLAVVVPLPESQKAAECDINLTGAPAFTPSPPYPAAIQIWAFEAKQSEVFPRPLDMSIEPRLRLVLCTRFGDVKRLCWCPMPRKPRSSHIEGKESINLGLLAGIWGDGSVKVLDVNIEKNSPTTQWVKVESPVFQAKPPSTLCTCLTWLSPGDLVVGCANGFIAVWSLPASCGKSESNPVPYIYTPIHTAYILNVVSAYPNHPYLLASSSIDGQMKLCSLVDPLVDIAEAIRTRMGTLNLSYSPFFQAFVTTDEADFVRLQPVRRFFSTISVLRSTSSVTAIAPCSPCHPTILVGTAGGLAMATNPLRRLLNPKNKHFQQTWFSHEWVLARDTKSEKRLGVSRFYDGFKAESPNLLRSATQGKISSNMMTIYEEETGITVLAHNPNDHCGGWACAGLGCGLLRVEDLTLRPRR, encoded by the exons ATGGCGCCACCGTTAGCGCGACGATCTGGCCGGCTCCGCACAGCTGCCCGCAAGTACACAGATGACGCTTTTCAAGCCGTAGGACTAAGTCCGGATAACTCTGGATCTGAGCATCTGGCGGCCGAAGAACTCCAAAATGCTCATGCGTCTGATGAAGACTTTGTAATGGGTGAGGATAACGAACAAGCTGCTgctgaggaagaagatg ATTCCGATGATGAAACAGGCTCTGTTGTAGGGTTAACCTTTGATAAAACAGAGCAGGCTGAGCGCAAGATGCTAGCCAAACTAGATAGGGACATGACACATTCCCGAGGGTTGCTTAAACCTGCTGAGCATACCGCAAAGAATACACAGTTGAAATTGACATTCGGAACTGGTGCTGAGGACCTCCTTCCAGCTATTTACGCAAGGGATCGCTGGGCTTACGGGAGAGATTCAACTTTTCCAAGTGCAGAGAGTTTTCAGGGTGCGCAAAGAACCAGCCCATATGGGGTAGGTGGGTTATTTTGCTACCCCAGCTTTAAAATGGAGTTTGAATCTACCGAGGCGTGGGATTGGTATTACGATAGCTCCATCGGAGGCTGTCTTCTGAGGAATCAGCAGATAAGGGCCCTGGAAGAGAATGTGGGGCGAGAGTACTTTCCCCAGGATGGAGATAAGAGGCATACCGTTTTGGTTGGGCCCCAGGGCAAACAGAAGGAATTTCACTTGGGACTCCATGAATTTTTTGATTTCGGGGTGGTTTGGGAACCACCAAACCCGAAAGCGGGTAAGAGTGGCAGGTCAAAAAATTCCGATGCGCGGTCCCATGGTTCGCTGGGCGACAATGCTAAGGATGCTCACGCAATGCCAGAGATGGAGAGGTTCAGGGAAGGTTGGATTCTAAACTTTGGAAGTAAGATACAATGTGCTGCATGGGCTCCAAACTGCAGTGGCACGACCCAGTATCTTGCGGTAGTCGTCCCGCTTCCAGAATCGCAGAAGGCCGCGGAGTGTGATATAAACCTCACTGGGGCTCCTGCCTTTACTCCCTCGCCGCCATATCCAGCCGCGATTCAAATTTGGGCCTTTGAAGCCAAACAAAGCGAAGTTTTCCCTCGACCTTTAGATATGTCTATTGAGCCCCGATTGCGATTAGTTTTATGCACCAGATTTGGCGATGTGAAGCGCCTTTGTTGGTGTCCTATGCCACGAAAACCTCGCTCAAGCCACATAGAAGGGAAAGAATCGATCAACCTTGGCCTCTTAGCGGGAATCTGGGGAGATGGAAGTGTCAAAGTTTTGGATGTGAATATCGAAAAAAATTCACCGACCACGCAATGGG TAAAGGTTGAAAGCCCGGTGTTCCAGGCGAAACCTCCGTCAACACTGTGTACATGTCTCACTTGGCTTTCTCCGGGTGACCTGGTTGTTGGTTGTGCAAATGGATTCATTGCGGTCTGGAGCCTCCCTGCATCCTGCGGCAAATCGGAATCAAACCCTGtgccatatatatatactccaATTCACACTGCCTACATTCTTAATGTCGTTTCGGCTTATCCAAACCACCCGTACCTCCTTGCTTCCAGCAGTATAGACGGCCAAATGAAGCTCTGCTCTCTTGTCGACCCTCTGGTAGATATCGCCGAAGCGATCAGAACACGAATGGGGACGCTAAATCTATCATATTCACCATTCTTTCAAGCATTTGTGACGACGGATGAAGCAGACTTTGTCCGTTTGCAGCCAGTTCGCCGTTTCTTTTCGACAATCTCTGTCCTTCGTTCTACATCAAGTGTAACTGCGATTGCACCTTGCAGCCCATGCCACCCTACAATCCTGGTAGGTACCGCAGGCGGTCTAGCTATGGCGACTAACCCACTTCGAAGGCTCCTCAACCCAAAAAACAAACATTTCCAGCAAACTTGGTTCTCACATGAGTGGGTTCTCGCGAGGGATACCAAGAGTGAAAAACGACTCGGCGTCAGTAGATTCTATGACGGTTTCAAGGCAGAAAGCCCGAACCTTCTAAGAAGTGCTACGCAAGGAAAGATATCGAGCAATATGATGACCATATATGAGGAGGAGACAGGCATCACCGTCCTTGCTCACAACCCTAACGACCATTGCGGAGGATGGGCATGCGCAGGGTTAGGATGCGGGCTGCTGCGGGTGGAAGACCTAACCCTCCGCCCTCGAAGGTAA
- a CDS encoding uncharacterized protein (EggNog:ENOG410PKB9~COG:S~BUSCO:11198at33183) produces the protein MAHRAAHSRSGSGWGRQRQLKQPSDPLEQAGFVSKGDSSLLDVKAQESYFRLIMDRYAQFCRDNSGNLDAAFASLPRNPSDDATKNPPANFQKTDSKKQATQPILRAAKELSTILVSLRKLREAILATASKTPLPFSQDVHVFCVRTALLAAHPPSYYPPLERLLKQLHTPVNPLGTSASNEFVTYLILDYACRQGDLAAAFQLRERAKVKLAYQHDLVDCVLSALTHDNWVMFWRAREDGDGYVRSLMDWAADSMQLRALKALGRSYLTVEIGFLVESCTGRKDGCTWEELAQKYNLGWKKEGDRVIIRARKQATGNAKPIAT, from the exons ATGGCGCACAGAGCTGCACACTCAAGGTCAGGCTCAGGATGGGGCCGCCAGAGACAGCTGAAGCAGCCGTCAGATCCTTTGGAACAGGCCGGATTTGTATCCAAAGGAGACAGTTC ACTTCTTGACGTCAAGGCCCAGGAATCATACTTTAGACTCATTATGGATCGGTATGCTCAGTTCTGCAGGGACAACTCCGGTAACCTAGATGCAGCTTTCGCATCTCTGCCTAGAAACCCTTCGGATGACGCGACCAAAAATCCACCTGCAAATTTTCAGAAGACGGATTCAAAAAAGCAGGCCACTCAACCCATTCTACGAGCAGCCAAAGAGCTCTCAACCATCCTAGTTTCCCTTCGAAAACTGAGAGAGGCTATCCTGGCTACAGCTTCAAAAACACCACTTCCTTTCTCTCAAGATGTACATGTATTTTGCGTTCGGACCGCTCTCCTTGCGGCACATCCACCTTCTTACTACCCTCCATTGGAGCGGTTGTTGAAACAACTTCATACGCCGGTGAACCCCCTCGGTACCTCAGCTTCGAACGAGTTCGTAACTTATCTCATCCTCGATTATGCTTGTCGCCAAGGCgatcttgctgctgcttTCCAATTACGCGAAAGGGCAAAAGTAAAACTTGCATATCAGCACGACTTGGTGGACTGTGTCCTTTCCGCTCTGACACATGATAACTGGGTCATGTTCTGGAGAGCCAGAGAGGATGGGGATGGCTATGTCAGGTCGCTGATGGATTGGGCAGCGGATAGCATGCAGCTTCGTGCTCTCAAGGCCCTTGGAAGGTCGTACCTTACGGTAGAGATAGGCTTTTTAGTTGAATCTTGCACCGGCCGAAAGGATGGCTGTACATGGGAAGAGCTGGCGCAGAAATATAATCTCGGTTGGAAGAAAGAAGGCGATAGAGTGATCATAAGGGCTAGAAAACAGGCTACTGGTAATGCGAAGCCGATCGCAACTTGA
- a CDS encoding uncharacterized protein (SECRETED:SignalP(1-21)), translating into MQFQSLIAVSLSLGFTLFAVSLPLSPKPSIHSPTERRPVTYSVVQVDGGSTTTDSGSPNVITVPIPAPLVTETLISTVTIYPSSSSGVTMTRSSSLSTATKTTSKAESTTSKSPKITETASSSTPNSTSSPKVTPSCPTTEIGTISSTVPVYPSSSLPHPSGSPATSTCYSSLTFHLPMLTPFPSI; encoded by the coding sequence ATGCAGTTTCAAAGTTTGATTGCCGTCTCCCTAAGTCTCGGTTTCACTCTCTTCGCAGTCTCGCTTCCGCTATCGCCCAAGCCATCTATTCATTCCCCTACTGAGCGAAGACCAGTCACATATTCAGTGGTTCAAGTGGACGGTGGCTCGACCACAACTGATAGTGGCTCTCCGAATGTCATTACGGTGCCTATACCGGCCCCTCTCGTTACGGAGACCCTAATCTCCACCGTGACCATATATCCATCGTCGTCGAGTGGTGTAACGATGACGAGATCCTCCAGCCTCTCCACAGCTACGAAGACAACGTCGAAAGCAGAATCGACAACCTCAAAGAGCCCAAAGATAACAGAGACGGCCTCCTCGTCAACCCCAAATAGCACCTCTTCACCAAAGGTGACGCCTTCATGTCCTACCACGGAGATAGGCACAATCTCGTCAACAGTTCCTGTCTATCCGTCTTCATCGCTGCCGCACCCATCAGGCTCCCCGGCCACATCGACCTGTTACTCTAGTCTAACGTTCCACCTTCCAATGCTTACACCTTTTCCTTCGATATGA